The Bos javanicus breed banteng chromosome 18, ARS-OSU_banteng_1.0, whole genome shotgun sequence genome has a segment encoding these proteins:
- the LOC133231174 gene encoding vomeronasal type-1 receptor 1, producing MFSASLEMGTIFLIQTGIGLMGNISLFCLYNFTLLTGHNLRPIDPILMQLVIANATVLFSKGIPQTLAAFGWRYFLDDTGCKLVFYFHRVATGVSFSTTCLFNGFQALKLKPSIWRWMELQMRALRFIAFCCFLCWIGHILINSCILIIVKGPLNEKNFSTRNNYGYCSWYMTEGSLGSLYTVMYFFLDILSLGFMVWASGSIVLFLCRHKRRIQRICSHRVSPRPSCEGRATRTVLVLVSSFVTFYTVYIILTIWMTLVANPGQWMVNTSVLLATCFPAFSPFVLIIKDTRISQFCFACRARKTLFANVIVVL from the coding sequence ATGTTTTCTGCCAGCTTGGAAATGGGGACTATATTCCTCATTCAGACAGGAATTGGCCTCATGGGAAACAtctccctcttttgtctttatAACTTCACTTTGCTCACTGGACATAATTTGAGGCCCATAGACCCAATCCTCATGCAACTGGTCATCGCCAATGCCACAGTTCTTTTCTCTAAAGGCATACCACAGACACTGGCAGCTTTCGGATGGAGGTATTTCCTGGATGACACTGGATGTAAACTTGTCTTCTATTTCCACAGAGTAGCCACGGGAGTTTCCTTTAGCACCACCTGCCTCTTCAATGGCTTCCAGGCCCTTAAGCTCAAGCCCAGTATCTGGAGGTGGATGGAACTCCAGATGAGAGCTCTAAGATTCATTGCcttctgctgtttcctctgctggATTGGGCATATCTTGATAAATTCTTGTATTCTTATCATAGTAAAGGGTCCACTGAATGAGAAGAACTTCAGTACGAGAAATAATTACGGGTACTGTTCTTGGTATATGACAGAGGGTTCTCTGGGCTCACTATACACAGTCATGTACTTTTTCCTTGATATTCTGAGTTTAGGTTTTATGGTCTGGGCCAGTGGCTCTATAGTTCTTTTCCTGTGCAGACACAAACGGCGAATCCAACGCATTTGCAGCCACCGAGTCTCCCCCAGACCTTCCTGTGAGGGCAGAGCCACACGCACTGTCCTGGTCCTGGTAAGCTCCTTTGTTACATTCTATACAGTCTACATCATTTTGACAATTTGGATGACTCTAGTTGCAAACCCAGGGCAGTGGATGGTGAACACCTCTGTCCTTTTGGCCACATGTTTTCCAGCATTCAGCCCCTTTGTGCTCATTATCAAGGACACGCGTATCTCTCAGTTCTGCTTTGCCTGTAGGGCAAGGAAAACACTGTTTGCTAATGTGATTGTTGTTCTATGA